In the Solanum pennellii chromosome 5, SPENNV200 genome, one interval contains:
- the LOC107019317 gene encoding uncharacterized protein LOC107019317, with protein sequence MGDERVGELHNDEPSEHELTDSDDMYDDDDDNVDNAPNASVEDQSINYHSTSIPYLDQTEQNAEDFIYTRDDGSIRTALWNSNNPKHIQSGMLFMNKMQMKSAVRAYSLAIKKEFLFDQSKSKSWKVICKHHELGCDWMIRFRERYVEDRKND encoded by the exons atgGGTGATGAACGAGTTGGTGAGTTGCACAATGATGAACCTTCCGAGCATGAGTTAACAGACAGTGATGATATgtatgacgatgatgatgataatgtggaTAATGCACCTAATGCGTCCGTTGAAGATCaaagtattaattatcattCTACATCGATTCCATACTTAGATCAAACTGAACAAAATGCAGAAGATTTTATCTACACGAGAGATGACGGTTCCATTCGAACGGCACTTTGGAATTCAAACAATCCTAAACATATCCAGTCAG GTAtgttatttatgaataagatGCAAATGAAATCTGCAGTAAGAGCATATAGTCTTgctattaaaaaagaatttctttttgATCAATCCAAGAGTAAAAGTTGGAAAGTTATTTGCAAGCATCATGAGTTAGGGTGTGACTGGATGATTCGGTTTAGAGAGCGGTATGTGGAAGACAGGAAAAATGATTGA